A region from the Oceanidesulfovibrio marinus genome encodes:
- the tsaD gene encoding tRNA (adenosine(37)-N6)-threonylcarbamoyltransferase complex transferase subunit TsaD, whose product MLCLGIETSCDDTGVALVDGRRLLANRAASQADLHAVFGGVVPEIASREHYRLLAPLYQACLTDAGVSPSDVDVVAVARGPGLLGSLLTGVSFAKGLALGTGARLVGVDHLHAHVLAAALETEISYPAVAVLISGGHTNLYIMRSELELELVGRTLDDAAGEAFDKAAKALNLPYPGGAVMDRLAAYGQVDTAMFPRPYLDNQNLDFSFSGLKTAFALHIAAREGLATERLVEATELQSEEGARRVLGESFQEIADICASYGWSIADTLRIKTSRALERMGERPQAIILAGGVASNTTVRRLLKEEANARGLAFIAPSPMLCTDNAAMVAYAGSRLAEAGLCHDLTLEAVPRGRKVPRDYVACA is encoded by the coding sequence ATGCTCTGTCTGGGTATAGAGACCTCTTGTGACGATACCGGCGTGGCGCTTGTGGACGGCCGGCGGCTGCTGGCCAACCGCGCCGCCTCGCAGGCCGACCTGCACGCCGTGTTCGGCGGCGTTGTGCCGGAAATCGCCTCGCGGGAGCATTACCGACTTCTCGCGCCGTTGTACCAGGCGTGCCTGACCGACGCCGGCGTTTCCCCATCCGATGTGGACGTGGTGGCTGTGGCCCGCGGTCCGGGCCTTTTGGGCAGCCTGCTCACCGGCGTCTCCTTTGCCAAGGGCCTGGCCTTGGGCACGGGCGCGCGCCTGGTCGGGGTGGATCATCTGCACGCCCATGTCCTGGCCGCCGCGCTGGAGACGGAGATTTCGTATCCGGCCGTAGCCGTGCTCATTTCCGGCGGCCATACCAACCTCTACATTATGCGCTCCGAGCTGGAGCTGGAGCTGGTGGGCAGAACGCTGGACGACGCTGCAGGCGAGGCTTTTGACAAGGCCGCCAAGGCGCTGAATCTGCCGTATCCGGGAGGCGCGGTCATGGACCGCCTCGCCGCCTACGGGCAGGTGGATACGGCGATGTTCCCCCGCCCGTATCTGGACAACCAGAACCTCGACTTCAGCTTCAGCGGATTGAAGACCGCCTTTGCCCTGCACATAGCCGCGCGCGAAGGGCTGGCCACGGAACGGCTGGTGGAGGCGACCGAGCTGCAGAGCGAGGAGGGCGCCCGTCGCGTTCTGGGCGAGAGCTTTCAGGAGATTGCGGACATCTGCGCCTCCTACGGCTGGAGCATAGCCGACACGCTGCGGATCAAGACGTCGCGCGCTCTGGAGCGTATGGGCGAGAGGCCGCAGGCCATCATTCTCGCAGGCGGCGTGGCCTCCAACACCACGGTGCGCCGGCTGCTCAAGGAAGAGGCGAATGCGCGAGGTCTTGCTTTCATCGCGCCGTCGCCTATGTTATGTACGGACAATGCTGCGATGGTGGCGTATGCTGGAAGCCGTCTTGCGGAAGCCGGCCTGTGCCACGATCTGACGTTGGAGGCCGTGCCTCGTGGACGCAAGGTTCCCCGTGATTATGTCGCATGCGCGTGA
- the trxB gene encoding thioredoxin-disulfide reductase: MKRYDCVIIGGGPAGMTAALYLLRAGARIAWVEKLSPGGQTLLTETIDNYPGHPKGIQGYELADLFASHLEGYEFDRYMDEVRVFEPEPGKHRVRVGEDWLEATTVIVATGSEYRHLGLPREEELTGRGVSYCALCDGNFYRDKVVAVVGGGNSALEESLYLAKIVKKLYLIHRRKEFRGMMCYQDKCFAAPKISMMLESTVDEILGENEVTGLRVRNVRTNESQDIAVDGLFVFVGFKPQATFLPDALRTDEAGYIITDTEMHTNIEGVYAAGDARSKLCRQVVTAVGDGATAAHAASVYLDKL, encoded by the coding sequence ATGAAGCGTTATGATTGCGTTATCATAGGGGGCGGCCCGGCGGGAATGACGGCCGCCCTCTATCTTTTACGCGCAGGCGCACGGATTGCGTGGGTGGAAAAGCTGTCTCCCGGCGGACAGACTCTGCTCACGGAAACCATTGACAACTACCCGGGCCACCCCAAGGGCATCCAAGGGTACGAGCTTGCCGACCTCTTCGCCTCCCACCTGGAAGGCTACGAGTTCGACAGGTACATGGACGAGGTCAGGGTTTTCGAACCCGAACCCGGCAAGCATCGCGTCAGGGTGGGCGAGGACTGGCTGGAAGCCACTACGGTCATCGTCGCCACCGGCTCCGAGTACCGCCATCTCGGCCTGCCGCGTGAAGAGGAACTGACCGGACGGGGCGTGTCCTACTGCGCGCTGTGCGACGGCAACTTCTACCGCGACAAGGTCGTGGCCGTTGTAGGCGGTGGCAACTCCGCCCTGGAAGAGTCCTTGTACCTGGCGAAGATTGTCAAGAAGCTCTACCTCATTCATCGGCGCAAGGAGTTCCGGGGCATGATGTGCTACCAGGACAAGTGCTTCGCCGCTCCCAAGATATCCATGATGCTCGAATCGACTGTGGATGAGATCCTGGGTGAGAACGAGGTCACCGGCTTGCGCGTGCGCAACGTGCGTACCAACGAATCGCAGGACATCGCGGTGGACGGCCTGTTCGTCTTTGTCGGGTTCAAGCCGCAGGCGACCTTCCTGCCTGATGCACTGCGCACGGACGAGGCCGGCTACATCATCACCGACACGGAGATGCACACCAACATCGAGGGCGTGTATGCAGCGGGCGACGCTCGCTCCAAGCTGTGCCGGCAGGTGGTTACGGCTGTTGGAGACGGCGCCACCGCGGCTCATGCAGCATCCGTCTATCTGGACAAGTTATGA
- the trxA gene encoding thioredoxin gives MALQVTDGTFDEEVLKSDVPVLVDFWAPWCGPCRAMGPVIDEMASEYEGKVKISKMNVDENPSTPSKYGIRAIPTLILFKDGEVVEQITGAVSKSSIKEMITSKAL, from the coding sequence ATGGCTCTTCAAGTAACCGATGGTACTTTTGACGAAGAAGTCCTGAAAAGTGACGTTCCAGTCCTCGTGGATTTCTGGGCCCCCTGGTGCGGTCCCTGCCGCGCAATGGGTCCGGTTATCGACGAAATGGCGAGCGAGTATGAGGGCAAGGTAAAGATCTCCAAGATGAATGTGGACGAGAATCCCTCTACGCCCAGCAAGTACGGCATCCGCGCCATCCCCACGCTGATCCTCTTCAAGGACGGCGAGGTGGTGGAGCAGATCACCGGAGCGGTGTCCAAGTCCTCGATCAAGGAAATGATCACCTCCAAAGCTCTGTAA
- the fbp gene encoding class 1 fructose-bisphosphatase produces the protein MPTTGQVTVTEHLLYHQKQSPEATGRFTSLLNDLILAAKIVSREVNKAGLVDILGFTGDINVQGEAVKKLDEYANDIIIHRMERSGAICAMVSEENADVVIVSDKFQRGDYILIFDPLDGSSNIDANVNVGTIFSIHKRISPPIAEPTESDVLQPGYKQIAAGYFLYGTSTMLVYTSGRGVHGFTLDPSVGEFLLSHPDIRIPEQGKIYSVNESYYAYWDAPTRDVIGYFKSFDNPRGKPHSLRYIGSLVADFHRTLLYGGIFMYPMDYRDPKAPRGKLRLMCEASPLAFVAEQAGGLATDGRNRILDIEPTAIHQRVPLFMGSEYDVRKVTELYLQHDGA, from the coding sequence ATGCCTACGACTGGCCAGGTAACGGTCACAGAACATTTACTGTATCATCAAAAACAATCTCCCGAAGCCACGGGCAGATTCACCTCGCTGCTCAACGATCTGATTCTGGCCGCCAAGATCGTCTCCCGCGAAGTGAACAAGGCCGGGCTTGTCGATATCCTGGGGTTCACCGGCGACATCAATGTCCAGGGCGAGGCCGTCAAAAAGCTTGACGAGTACGCCAACGACATCATCATCCATCGCATGGAGCGCTCCGGCGCGATCTGCGCCATGGTCTCGGAAGAAAACGCCGATGTGGTCATTGTTTCCGACAAGTTCCAGCGCGGCGACTACATTCTGATTTTCGATCCCCTTGACGGTTCCTCGAACATCGACGCCAACGTCAACGTGGGCACCATTTTTTCGATTCACAAACGCATCTCCCCGCCCATCGCAGAGCCCACCGAATCCGATGTGCTCCAGCCCGGCTACAAACAGATCGCGGCCGGCTACTTCCTTTACGGCACGTCCACCATGCTGGTGTACACCTCGGGCCGTGGCGTCCACGGCTTTACGCTCGACCCCAGCGTGGGCGAGTTCCTGCTCTCCCATCCTGACATACGCATTCCGGAGCAGGGCAAGATCTACTCCGTGAACGAGAGCTACTACGCTTACTGGGACGCCCCTACGCGCGACGTGATCGGGTACTTCAAGTCTTTCGACAACCCCCGCGGCAAACCGCACAGCCTGCGCTACATCGGTTCCCTTGTGGCGGACTTCCACCGCACCCTGCTGTACGGCGGCATCTTCATGTACCCCATGGATTACCGCGACCCCAAGGCGCCCAGGGGCAAGCTGCGGCTGATGTGCGAGGCCAGCCCGCTGGCTTTCGTGGCGGAGCAGGCCGGCGGCCTGGCAACGGACGGCCGCAACCGCATTCTGGACATCGAGCCCACGGCGATCCACCAGCGCGTGCCGCTGTTCATGGGCTCGGAGTACGACGTGCGCAAGGTGACCGAGCTCTATCTTCAGCACGACGGCGCCTAA